One window of the Capnocytophaga haemolytica genome contains the following:
- a CDS encoding SusF/SusE family outer membrane protein — protein sequence MKIYHLFTLLLSALCLTQCQLKDDMELNKGSKTFEITLPSSNIELNAANPDGEALKITWTAASNNGTNAGISYTFQMDKQGNNFAGGIKDSLGRGVYEKIFKNEELNNLLTGTFSATAGSEVDLEVRVVAKVLGLKYVEQISLVKHIKVITHTPISSKLYLIGDATPNGWANDKATEMKAISGKAKNFTWTGALKKGEFKFITTLNQWKPAYCKGDTDTSLRYVEGDDSYDEKFKITESGRYTVNVDLIAKTIKIVKGAGPEYTELFFVGEENSWGFTSMTVDPIDPFTFHYNAVFTKGGEFKIGTVKGNYDADFFRPKKNGQGVGTNLDVVKSAGDPDDKWNIKPGAYKITLDIKSMKISIEAFTPTKVYLIGNATPAGWSPADAVEMSATTDPYTTTWEGTLKTGELKFLTDPSKEWDSDFFLASEENKTPTGSEELMHFSKKGSNPDNKWKISEEGTYKITLNQLTQKIIIKKQ from the coding sequence ATGAAAATATACCATTTATTCACACTCCTCCTTTCGGCACTATGCCTTACGCAGTGCCAACTAAAGGACGATATGGAGCTCAATAAAGGCAGTAAAACTTTTGAGATAACACTGCCCAGCAGCAACATAGAGCTCAATGCCGCCAATCCTGATGGCGAAGCCCTTAAAATCACTTGGACAGCCGCTTCTAATAACGGCACCAATGCAGGTATTTCCTATACTTTCCAGATGGATAAGCAAGGAAATAACTTCGCTGGAGGTATTAAAGACAGCTTAGGACGTGGCGTTTACGAGAAGATCTTCAAGAACGAAGAACTCAACAACCTCCTTACAGGTACATTTAGTGCTACCGCTGGCAGTGAGGTCGATTTAGAAGTGCGTGTAGTTGCCAAAGTACTTGGCTTGAAGTACGTAGAGCAAATCTCACTTGTGAAGCACATCAAGGTTATCACCCATACACCTATCAGCTCTAAGCTATACCTCATTGGTGATGCCACTCCCAATGGTTGGGCTAATGACAAAGCTACTGAGATGAAAGCCATCTCAGGAAAGGCAAAGAACTTCACTTGGACAGGTGCCCTAAAGAAAGGGGAATTCAAGTTTATCACTACCCTCAATCAGTGGAAACCCGCTTACTGCAAAGGCGATACCGATACTTCGCTGCGCTATGTAGAGGGAGATGATAGCTACGATGAGAAGTTTAAAATTACTGAGTCTGGGCGTTATACTGTCAATGTAGACCTCATCGCTAAGACTATTAAAATCGTTAAAGGGGCAGGTCCTGAATACACTGAGTTGTTCTTTGTAGGAGAAGAAAATAGTTGGGGCTTTACCTCAATGACTGTTGATCCTATTGACCCATTCACATTCCATTACAATGCGGTGTTTACCAAAGGAGGTGAGTTCAAGATAGGTACTGTTAAAGGAAACTATGATGCCGACTTCTTCCGCCCTAAGAAAAACGGACAAGGGGTAGGTACCAACTTAGATGTTGTGAAATCAGCAGGCGACCCTGACGATAAATGGAATATAAAGCCAGGAGCTTACAAGATTACCCTTGATATTAAGAGTATGAAGATCAGCATAGAGGCTTTCACCCCTACCAAGGTATACCTCATTGGTAATGCAACACCTGCAGGATGGAGCCCCGCAGATGCTGTGGAGATGAGTGCTACTACCGATCCTTATACCACTACTTGGGAAGGCACCCTAAAAACAGGTGAACTTAAGTTCCTGACTGACCCTTCCAAAGAATGGGACAGCGACTTCTTCCTTGCTTCTGAAGAAAACAAAACTCCTACAGGCTCAGAAGAGTTAATGCACTTCAGCAAGAAGGGTTCTAACCCTGACAATAAGTGGAAGATCAGCGAAGAGGGCACTTATAAGATTACCCTCAACCAACTCACACAAAAGATAATTATCAAAAAGCAATAA
- a CDS encoding RagB/SusD family nutrient uptake outer membrane protein codes for MKKIYYIGAFVLLTLTGCSKFLDKEPYQDPSTQILSDEESAVALVNSAYKPLSRPNLYNLRMWALDIVAGNSEVGAGGGTDGIETIQLANFVSTADNAGVLDIWRGPNPGILYCNTAIEQLPKMKINEQLKNRCLGEARFLRAHYYFILVQLFGDLPIKLTPTKQGDNLYPSRDPKERVYNEVIIPDLQAAYELLPPREQYTDENKGRVSKGSAAGMLAKVYLTLGQYDKALDMCQKVDALGYALNPNYSDNFAKQTAKEKNTVESLFEVQYLGFSKEDFWGNENQASWMSTFMGPRNSGWVGGSYGWNQPTQEFVDQYEAGDKRKDATILYEGGPDFYGNTYKANMSNTGYNVRKFLVPVSISADYNTNAANFVVLRYADVLLMEAEALNELGRTSEAVEPLYKVRARAGLTDKSALQSLSTEEMREKIRHERRMELAFEGHRWFDLIRWDNGDYALNFFHAIGKVNAARKHLLFPIPQKDRDANHNLAQNPGY; via the coding sequence ATGAAAAAGATATATTACATAGGAGCCTTTGTACTCCTTACCCTTACAGGCTGCTCTAAGTTCCTTGACAAAGAGCCCTATCAGGATCCCAGCACACAGATCCTCTCCGATGAGGAAAGTGCTGTAGCCTTGGTCAATTCAGCCTATAAGCCCCTCTCACGCCCCAACCTTTACAACCTGCGTATGTGGGCATTGGATATTGTGGCGGGCAATAGTGAAGTAGGGGCTGGCGGTGGTACCGATGGTATTGAGACTATTCAGCTTGCTAACTTTGTCTCTACTGCTGATAATGCTGGTGTGCTGGATATATGGCGCGGACCTAACCCAGGCATTCTCTACTGCAATACTGCTATTGAGCAATTGCCTAAGATGAAAATCAATGAGCAATTGAAGAACCGCTGCCTTGGTGAGGCACGCTTTCTTAGAGCACATTACTACTTTATTTTGGTACAACTCTTTGGTGATTTGCCTATTAAGCTCACCCCTACCAAACAGGGGGATAACCTCTATCCTTCTCGCGACCCTAAAGAACGTGTATACAACGAAGTGATTATCCCAGACCTACAAGCAGCGTATGAACTATTGCCACCACGTGAGCAGTATACCGATGAGAATAAGGGGCGTGTATCTAAAGGTTCTGCTGCAGGTATGCTTGCTAAAGTATACCTTACTTTAGGACAATATGATAAGGCGCTTGATATGTGCCAAAAGGTAGATGCCCTTGGGTATGCTCTTAACCCTAACTATAGTGATAACTTCGCTAAGCAGACTGCTAAGGAAAAGAACACTGTGGAGTCGCTCTTTGAGGTACAGTACTTAGGGTTCTCAAAAGAAGACTTTTGGGGGAATGAGAACCAAGCTTCTTGGATGAGTACCTTTATGGGGCCTCGCAACTCAGGCTGGGTAGGAGGCTCTTATGGTTGGAACCAACCTACACAAGAGTTCGTTGACCAGTATGAAGCAGGCGACAAGCGCAAGGATGCCACCATTCTTTATGAAGGAGGTCCTGACTTCTACGGCAATACCTATAAAGCCAATATGTCCAATACAGGCTATAATGTACGTAAGTTCTTAGTGCCAGTCTCTATTTCTGCGGACTATAATACCAATGCTGCCAACTTCGTAGTGCTCCGCTATGCTGATGTATTGCTAATGGAAGCTGAAGCTCTCAATGAGTTAGGGCGTACCTCTGAAGCAGTAGAACCCCTCTATAAAGTGCGTGCACGCGCAGGGCTTACCGATAAGTCTGCACTCCAAAGCCTTAGTACAGAAGAGATGCGTGAGAAGATACGCCACGAACGCCGTATGGAGCTCGCCTTTGAGGGGCACCGTTGGTTCGACCTTATCCGCTGGGACAACGGCGACTACGCGCTTAACTTCTTCCACGCTATCGGAAAGGTAAACGCAGCGCGCAAACACCTGCTATTCCCTATCCCTCAAAAGGATAGAGATGCAAACCATAACTTAGCACAAAACCCAGGGTATTAA
- the gldL gene encoding gliding motility protein GldL produces the protein MATASKSRKQFFNLVYGLGASVVILGALFKLTHMELGPLNGSILLTIGMVTEAIIFAISAFEPVDEEYDWSLVYPELAGGAASRRQNNLLLQNQQEDKILRESLSEKLDGILAEARIDANLMRSLGKSIENFAGASREIAPVANAMVAAHKYGEELSTAASNLESLNSLYKLQLERTERQVSAQAGVVDNLDSLNQQMLSFKDNLRSLNTIYGGMLSAMGGAR, from the coding sequence ATGGCAACAGCTAGTAAATCAAGAAAACAGTTTTTTAACTTAGTTTATGGTCTAGGTGCATCAGTAGTAATTTTAGGGGCACTTTTCAAATTAACCCATATGGAATTGGGACCATTAAACGGTAGTATATTATTGACAATAGGTATGGTGACTGAAGCTATCATCTTTGCGATTTCAGCCTTTGAACCAGTTGATGAAGAATACGATTGGTCATTAGTATATCCTGAATTAGCAGGAGGAGCAGCCTCACGTCGTCAAAACAACTTATTGTTACAAAACCAACAAGAAGACAAGATCCTCAGAGAGTCGTTGTCAGAAAAGTTGGATGGTATTTTAGCAGAGGCGCGTATTGATGCTAACTTAATGCGTTCATTGGGCAAATCAATTGAAAACTTTGCTGGTGCAAGTAGAGAAATTGCTCCTGTGGCAAATGCGATGGTTGCAGCTCACAAATACGGTGAAGAGCTTTCAACAGCAGCCTCTAACTTAGAGTCGCTAAATAGCTTATATAAATTACAATTAGAAAGAACAGAAAGACAAGTATCTGCACAAGCAGGTGTTGTTGATAACTTAGATTCACTAAACCAACAAATGCTTTCGTTCAAAGACAATTTAAGATCTTTAAACACTATCTATGGAGGAATGTTATCTGCGATGGGCGGTGCGAGATAA
- a CDS encoding SusC/RagA family TonB-linked outer membrane protein, giving the protein MKGKRKLLLKGVARVVLLLVLALSSNLLSAQNLRKITGTVTDEKKQPVMGASVVVKGSTKGTSTDFDGKFSLDVPQNAVLTVSFIGYHTQQVNVGNQSHIAIVLKEESQQLDEVVVVGYGVVRKKDLTGAVATVGTKALKEKPLASAGEALQGRAAGVQVTSAGKPGDNVSFRIRGISTINNSEPLLVIDGVPTDLGINALNANDIESVDVLKDASATAIYGSRGANGVVLITTKKGAKGEGKLSFSTNVGVQVATSVPKLLNASEFASLHNEMIANYNKGNYGNTLMQRADFADPTALTQTTNWLDLLLRTAYMRNYSLSYSGGNEKSNYYVSGSVFDQDGIVINTSYKRYTAQFNSESRVHPWVKFGNNLTLSHDVKHSGQYEIRSAMAAQPTQPIYNDDGSYSGPDSPASQYGDFRNPLGIAKLINSDTRGYNFLGNIFAEITPVKHLVFKTIGGIDFKTWQYERFAPKYAWKPIPQPLSERSENSNKSITYLWDNTLTYTNTFAKKHFVNAMVGTSAQNNVYNNIGGSVQDFLSDKNNQLSNGLQNPTISGTMNDWSIFSLIGRLNYTYDDKYLLTATIRRDGSSRFSEENRWGTFPSFSLAWRISKEPFFKENKWINDAKIRVGYGLTGNQEGIDNYAYFTRLRTGQYVFNNKVVPTLYPHVMPNPNVKWETVEQYNAGIDLTLIDKRLNLIFDAYLKNTRDMLVPMSVPLTTGYSDTDVPSVNAGQVENKGLELTLASQNVKGEFEWNTDFNISFNKNEIVKMNDGTPLFTGPEYRLTKPQINAEGHPVNSFYGYVTNGIFQNQAEVDNYATQVPGGTSPGDIKFKDLNNDGVINADDRTYIGNPFPEWTFSMNNTFAYKNFDLQIFLQGVYGNDILNANRVWQEGMSVPQNQTKRVLNRWIGEGTSNTVPRAVYSDPNDNVRNSNRFIEDGSYLRIKNVTLGYTLPKDVTERIFFSTVRLYASCQNLFTFTNYSGFDPEVGTSGVDLGTYPVTRTMSFGLNLQF; this is encoded by the coding sequence ATGAAAGGAAAACGAAAATTATTATTAAAAGGAGTAGCGAGGGTGGTCTTGCTACTTGTCTTAGCCTTATCCAGCAATCTCCTTTCTGCGCAGAACCTAAGGAAAATCACAGGTACTGTTACAGATGAGAAGAAGCAACCCGTAATGGGCGCATCGGTGGTGGTGAAAGGCTCTACCAAAGGTACCAGCACTGACTTCGATGGGAAGTTTAGTTTGGATGTGCCACAGAATGCTGTGCTTACGGTCTCCTTTATTGGGTATCATACCCAGCAGGTGAATGTGGGTAATCAGAGCCACATAGCGATTGTGCTCAAGGAAGAGTCGCAGCAGCTTGATGAGGTGGTGGTAGTAGGGTATGGGGTCGTACGTAAGAAAGACCTTACAGGTGCTGTAGCAACAGTAGGCACCAAAGCCCTCAAGGAAAAACCGCTGGCAAGTGCAGGGGAAGCCTTGCAAGGACGTGCTGCTGGGGTGCAAGTTACCTCTGCAGGGAAGCCAGGCGACAACGTATCGTTCCGCATTCGTGGGATTAGCACTATCAATAACAGCGAGCCATTACTTGTTATTGATGGGGTACCTACCGACTTAGGTATCAATGCACTCAATGCTAATGACATCGAAAGTGTAGATGTACTTAAGGATGCCTCAGCTACCGCTATTTATGGATCACGTGGGGCGAATGGGGTAGTGCTTATCACCACTAAAAAGGGAGCTAAGGGTGAGGGTAAACTCTCCTTCAGTACCAACGTAGGGGTACAAGTAGCCACCTCAGTGCCTAAGCTGCTCAACGCCTCTGAGTTTGCTTCATTGCACAACGAGATGATTGCCAATTATAATAAAGGCAATTATGGCAATACCTTAATGCAACGTGCTGACTTTGCTGACCCTACTGCGCTTACTCAAACTACCAATTGGCTCGACCTTTTGTTGCGTACGGCTTATATGCGCAATTATTCGCTATCGTATTCAGGAGGGAATGAGAAGAGTAATTACTACGTATCAGGTAGTGTTTTTGACCAAGATGGGATTGTAATCAATACCTCTTACAAACGCTACACAGCGCAGTTTAATAGCGAATCGCGCGTGCACCCTTGGGTGAAGTTTGGTAATAACCTTACCCTAAGCCACGACGTGAAGCACTCAGGGCAGTATGAAATACGTTCGGCAATGGCAGCCCAGCCTACACAACCAATCTACAACGATGATGGCTCCTATTCAGGGCCTGATTCTCCAGCCTCTCAGTATGGAGACTTCCGCAACCCGCTGGGGATCGCTAAGCTGATCAATAGTGATACACGAGGATATAACTTCTTAGGGAATATCTTCGCTGAAATCACCCCCGTGAAGCACTTAGTGTTTAAGACCATTGGTGGTATTGATTTCAAGACTTGGCAATATGAGCGTTTCGCACCTAAATATGCTTGGAAGCCTATTCCACAACCGCTTTCAGAGCGCAGTGAAAACTCCAATAAGAGTATTACTTATCTCTGGGATAACACTCTTACTTATACCAATACCTTTGCTAAGAAACACTTTGTAAATGCAATGGTAGGTACCAGTGCGCAGAATAATGTCTACAATAATATAGGCGGTAGCGTACAGGACTTCCTCAGTGATAAGAACAACCAGCTGAGCAATGGCTTACAGAATCCTACTATTAGTGGTACAATGAATGATTGGTCTATTTTCTCACTTATCGGTAGGCTCAACTATACGTATGATGATAAGTATCTACTTACAGCTACCATACGCCGTGATGGCTCTTCACGCTTCTCTGAAGAAAATCGTTGGGGTACTTTTCCTTCTTTCTCCTTGGCGTGGAGAATTTCTAAAGAACCTTTCTTCAAGGAAAACAAATGGATTAATGATGCGAAAATTCGTGTGGGCTATGGGCTAACAGGTAATCAAGAAGGTATTGATAATTACGCTTACTTTACCCGTTTGCGCACAGGACAATATGTCTTTAACAATAAAGTAGTGCCTACGCTCTATCCACACGTGATGCCTAACCCTAATGTGAAATGGGAGACCGTAGAGCAATACAACGCTGGGATAGACCTTACCCTCATCGATAAGCGTTTGAATCTTATCTTTGATGCTTATCTAAAAAATACCCGTGATATGCTTGTGCCTATGTCAGTGCCCCTCACCACAGGCTATTCTGATACGGATGTGCCCAGTGTAAATGCAGGACAGGTAGAGAATAAAGGTTTGGAGCTTACACTCGCCTCACAGAACGTAAAAGGGGAGTTTGAATGGAACACGGATTTTAATATCTCTTTCAATAAGAATGAGATCGTAAAAATGAACGATGGCACACCACTCTTCACAGGGCCTGAGTACCGACTTACCAAGCCACAAATCAATGCTGAAGGGCACCCGGTAAATAGCTTCTATGGCTATGTTACCAATGGAATTTTCCAGAACCAAGCAGAGGTAGATAACTATGCGACCCAAGTGCCTGGCGGTACATCGCCTGGCGATATCAAGTTCAAGGATTTAAACAACGATGGGGTTATCAATGCTGATGACCGTACCTACATCGGCAACCCATTCCCTGAGTGGACATTCTCAATGAACAATACCTTTGCGTATAAGAACTTTGATTTGCAGATATTCTTACAAGGGGTCTATGGCAATGATATCCTCAATGCCAACCGTGTATGGCAAGAAGGGATGTCAGTGCCACAGAACCAAACTAAGCGAGTGCTCAACCGTTGGATAGGTGAAGGCACCAGCAATACAGTGCCACGTGCCGTATACTCTGACCCTAACGACAACGTGCGCAATTCCAACCGATTTATAGAAGACGGCTCTTACTTGCGTATCAAGAACGTAACCTTGGGCTATACGCTGCCAAAGGATGTTACGGAACGTATATTCTTTAGCACTGTGCGTCTATATGCTTCGTGCCAGAACCTCTTTACCTTTACTAACTACTCAGGTTTTGATCCCGAAGTAGGAACTTCAGGTGTGGACTTAGGCACCTATCCTGTAACCCGCACAATGAGTTTTGGTCTTAACTTACAGTTTTAA
- the gldM gene encoding gliding motility protein GldM, producing MAGGKLSPRQKMINLMYLVFIAMMALNMGKEVLNAFGLVNQKFESSNKRATEVNDAALQALAMKASESPDKFAEIYDKSKQIKELSNNFYSFIQGIKDDVEDQTGQKGVPADKKDYEAMDKSDYTDDLFFKGNGGYNTKGQEFIDQINNYREGILKILGDAPQYKQLAERVKVNFTTEPVRNKDGIKVKWLQYNFEGFPYVATLAKLSMMQSDIRSTEQGFFDDALKESYKTTASMTNYTTLLEQSKGAYYQGEKFDGAIVLGRKDATTRPNEVDLSLDGRKLGASDFTIEDGRVKLNISAGNTGDHKITGNLYFDEDGKRIAVPVAQSFSTIPKPNSAVISADKMNVVYRGVANPITISMPGVPDNKISASAAGLSKASGAGAWVMRPGAGREVTIHVTGELGGQKFSSSKMFRIKSIPRPVTSMGGQIGTAKLPKANVAVLPVSAVLEDFDFDLKLQVNEFKVFVPGQPSIVVRGSNKFNEQARAAVLRARRGDKIQIFDVKASIVGNSTLKLPPLTPIVIEITN from the coding sequence ATGGCAGGTGGTAAATTAAGTCCAAGACAGAAGATGATCAACCTTATGTATTTGGTGTTCATTGCAATGATGGCATTAAATATGGGCAAGGAAGTATTGAATGCATTTGGGTTGGTAAATCAAAAGTTTGAATCGTCAAACAAGAGAGCAACAGAAGTTAATGACGCAGCGCTTCAAGCGTTGGCGATGAAGGCTTCTGAGAGTCCAGATAAGTTTGCTGAGATTTATGATAAATCAAAGCAAATTAAGGAACTATCAAATAATTTTTATTCCTTCATACAAGGGATTAAGGATGATGTAGAGGATCAGACAGGTCAGAAGGGTGTTCCAGCAGATAAAAAAGATTATGAGGCAATGGATAAGTCTGACTATACAGATGATCTTTTTTTCAAAGGGAATGGTGGATATAATACAAAAGGGCAGGAGTTTATTGATCAGATCAATAACTATAGAGAAGGGATATTGAAGATTTTAGGTGATGCTCCTCAATACAAGCAATTGGCAGAAAGAGTAAAGGTAAACTTTACGACAGAGCCAGTGAGAAATAAAGATGGCATCAAAGTAAAATGGTTACAATATAACTTTGAAGGTTTCCCTTACGTAGCTACATTGGCAAAACTTTCAATGATGCAGTCTGATATCCGCTCTACTGAGCAAGGGTTTTTTGATGACGCTTTAAAAGAAAGTTATAAAACAACAGCTTCAATGACTAACTATACTACTTTGCTTGAACAAAGTAAAGGAGCATATTATCAAGGAGAAAAGTTTGATGGGGCTATTGTACTGGGTCGTAAAGATGCAACTACACGTCCTAATGAAGTAGATTTATCTTTAGACGGCAGAAAGTTGGGAGCTAGTGATTTTACTATTGAAGATGGTCGTGTGAAATTGAATATTTCAGCAGGCAATACAGGTGACCACAAAATCACTGGTAACCTTTATTTTGACGAAGATGGTAAGCGTATTGCTGTGCCTGTAGCTCAGTCATTCTCAACTATTCCAAAACCAAACTCGGCAGTAATATCAGCTGATAAGATGAATGTAGTGTATCGTGGTGTTGCTAACCCTATCACTATTTCAATGCCAGGGGTTCCTGATAATAAAATATCAGCTTCAGCTGCAGGTTTGTCTAAAGCTTCAGGTGCAGGTGCTTGGGTAATGCGTCCAGGGGCTGGTAGAGAGGTTACTATTCACGTAACAGGTGAACTTGGTGGGCAGAAATTTAGCTCTTCTAAGATGTTCCGTATTAAGAGTATCCCTCGTCCTGTAACAAGTATGGGTGGACAAATAGGTACAGCTAAATTGCCTAAGGCGAATGTAGCAGTATTACCAGTTTCAGCTGTATTAGAAGACTTTGATTTCGACTTGAAATTACAAGTAAACGAATTTAAAGTATTCGTTCCAGGTCAGCCAAGTATTGTAGTTCGTGGCTCTAATAAGTTCAATGAGCAAGCTAGAGCAGCTGTACTACGTGCGAGAAGAGGTGATAAGATTCAAATATTTGACGTAAAGGCAAGTATCGTAGGTAATTCAACATTGAAATTACCACCACTTACACCTATCGTTATTGAAATAACAAACTAA
- the gldN gene encoding gliding motility protein GldN — protein sequence MLNLKNVIILLLFVLAGQVSFAQINILNAKSANEIGVKTEAQIEADNDKPLPYGYVDDRDILWSVEVWEVIDLNERANFPLLFPTDTLEIDAYRRSLYDVLLKNIKNGKIKDVYLDSYFTQTKTVEDIEASMSKVDTLDIGYEQLNSGEALSPEYITRRNLESADIAQYHIRGIWYFDKRQGELKYRLLALAPVAPDVNFIDSDDSTMSALVPLFWVFYPQVRDILHEAKTFNRKNDARPMSFDHLLNARMFSSVIYKEANVYGDRKIKEYLPDNALFQLLESDKIKQKIRDREQDMWAN from the coding sequence ATGCTAAACTTAAAGAATGTAATTATATTACTGCTTTTTGTACTTGCTGGTCAAGTTTCATTTGCACAGATAAATATTTTAAATGCAAAATCAGCAAATGAAATAGGTGTTAAGACAGAAGCACAGATAGAAGCAGATAATGATAAACCTCTACCTTATGGATATGTAGATGATAGAGATATCCTTTGGTCAGTAGAAGTATGGGAGGTAATTGATTTGAACGAAAGGGCTAACTTTCCTTTGCTTTTCCCTACTGATACGTTAGAGATTGATGCTTATCGCCGTTCATTATATGATGTTCTGTTAAAAAACATCAAGAATGGTAAGATAAAAGATGTGTATCTTGATTCTTACTTCACTCAGACTAAAACTGTTGAAGATATTGAAGCTTCTATGTCAAAAGTAGATACTTTGGATATTGGATATGAGCAATTGAATTCTGGTGAAGCTCTTTCTCCTGAATATATTACTAGAAGAAACTTAGAGTCAGCAGATATAGCACAATATCACATTAGAGGTATTTGGTATTTTGACAAACGACAAGGAGAATTGAAGTATCGTTTGTTGGCATTGGCACCAGTAGCACCAGATGTTAACTTTATTGACTCTGATGATTCAACAATGTCAGCTTTAGTTCCTTTGTTCTGGGTGTTCTATCCGCAAGTGCGCGACATTCTTCACGAGGCTAAAACCTTTAACAGAAAGAATGATGCTCGACCAATGTCATTTGACCACCTTTTAAATGCCCGAATGTTTAGTTCGGTAATTTATAAGGAAGCTAATGTATATGGAGATAGAAAGATCAAAGAGTATCTACCAGATAATGCACTCTTCCAGTTGTTAGAATCTGATAAGATCAAACAAAAGATCCGTGATAGAGAGCAAGATATGTGGGCGAACTAA
- a CDS encoding DUF6377 domain-containing protein yields the protein MINRHLLITYLLLLFLYIPAQSQEGKFLVELKELLKEKDKYTTEKQHHIDEIRRMLLVPDMTPEQHYAVNKQLSDAYKTYLSDSAVHYVKKNLAIAEQLGRADWCNDARFELTSLYTVEGNYLDAFAELQAMDEASLSPQELIRYYDAYQLLYHNYAFNNPNAAVYIAKSKAYHDKLLPLLDKNSTHYLLLYADRLADEGHFAKAADLLLHKLQELHTDEHEKAVLAYVLGTIYKKAGNTDKEIEYFAISASCDIKNAIKENASMRQLASALYATGNVEDAYLCIRSSMEDAIFCNANLRSDEVLQIFPIIEGAYQERVQQHNTDLRWALAAVGLVTLCLALAVFFVYRQMKRIAKIRRELAHKNRDLEELNGHLQAVVSELNSTNTALSEVNAELSETNNVKEAYIAQFFNLCSMYIDKLEKFQHALYKKAKDKNNDELLKMLRSNEMIDAELKQLYRLFDEVFLHLYPNFVEAFNALLLPEARFTVKPNEMNPELRIFALIRLGFTDSAKIASFLHYSMNTIYNYRTRVRNKALVPREEFEARVMRIGRNL from the coding sequence ATGATAAATAGACACTTACTTATTACGTATTTATTACTATTATTTCTATATATACCTGCGCAATCACAGGAAGGGAAATTTCTTGTAGAACTAAAAGAACTCCTCAAAGAAAAAGACAAATATACCACTGAGAAGCAACATCATATTGATGAAATCAGGCGGATGCTCCTTGTACCCGATATGACCCCTGAGCAACACTATGCGGTGAATAAGCAGCTCAGTGATGCCTATAAGACGTACCTCTCCGACTCGGCTGTACACTACGTAAAGAAGAACCTTGCCATTGCTGAGCAGTTAGGACGTGCCGACTGGTGCAATGATGCACGTTTTGAACTTACCTCGCTGTACACGGTTGAGGGTAATTACTTGGACGCCTTTGCAGAACTGCAAGCAATGGATGAGGCGAGCTTATCTCCTCAGGAGCTTATCCGTTATTATGATGCTTACCAACTGCTCTACCACAACTATGCATTTAACAATCCGAATGCGGCAGTGTATATTGCCAAAAGCAAAGCATACCACGATAAGTTATTACCACTATTAGACAAAAATAGCACCCACTATCTGCTGCTCTATGCCGATAGACTTGCAGATGAAGGGCACTTTGCGAAGGCAGCTGACCTACTGCTGCATAAGCTACAAGAGCTTCATACCGATGAGCACGAAAAGGCAGTACTGGCCTACGTACTCGGCACTATCTACAAGAAGGCGGGCAACACGGATAAAGAGATCGAATACTTTGCTATCTCAGCCTCTTGCGACATCAAGAATGCCATTAAAGAGAACGCCTCAATGCGGCAGTTGGCAAGTGCCCTTTACGCCACAGGCAATGTGGAAGATGCTTATCTATGCATACGCTCCTCAATGGAAGACGCCATCTTTTGCAATGCTAACCTGCGCTCTGATGAGGTGTTGCAGATATTCCCCATTATCGAAGGGGCTTATCAAGAGCGTGTACAGCAGCATAACACCGACCTCAGGTGGGCATTGGCAGCAGTAGGCTTAGTAACTCTATGCTTAGCCTTAGCGGTCTTTTTTGTATATAGGCAGATGAAGCGCATTGCTAAGATACGCCGTGAGCTTGCTCATAAGAATCGCGATTTGGAAGAACTTAACGGGCATCTGCAAGCAGTGGTGAGCGAGCTCAACAGCACCAATACTGCCCTCTCTGAGGTAAACGCTGAGCTCTCAGAGACTAACAATGTGAAGGAGGCTTACATAGCACAATTCTTCAACCTGTGTTCAATGTATATTGATAAGTTAGAAAAGTTTCAACACGCGCTTTACAAAAAGGCAAAGGATAAAAACAACGACGAGCTGCTGAAGATGTTGCGCTCTAATGAGATGATTGATGCAGAACTCAAGCAGCTATACCGCCTCTTTGATGAGGTATTCTTGCATCTCTATCCTAACTTTGTGGAGGCGTTTAATGCGCTCTTACTTCCGGAGGCGCGTTTCACTGTAAAGCCTAACGAGATGAACCCTGAGTTGCGCATCTTTGCACTCATACGCTTAGGCTTTACCGATAGTGCCAAGATAGCTTCCTTCTTGCACTACTCAATGAACACCATCTATAACTACCGTACCCGCGTGCGCAACAAGGCACTTGTGCCTCGTGAGGAGTTTGAAGCAAGGGTGATGAGGATTGGTAGAAACTTATAA